GTCTCCTTGGCAACAGGTCAGCTCTTTTCTTCAGTGCATTAGTGGTTTCTTTATTAGTCTGATTCATGTGATTTTTTCAGGTTGGTTTCACAGTTTTCAGCACATTTTCATCCATTAACTCAGGTAAAACAAATTAAACTGCAGCCTACATTCACAGTTCAGATTAGCTCTTCATATTTTATCACAACCccttaaatcattttaattgatttacACTTTCTTTTACTCTTCAAATTGGCGTATTATTTCTCTCTCACAAGAGCGCGTTTAGACATGTGCTAACACTAcacgaccagcagggggagggggaggccacAGCTCCTGCCTAAATTTATGACGTCAACATTGACATGGGGACAGTTTTTGTACCACCAGACCGTAAAGTCCTGAACAAACATCCTGAAGAAGAACAACCTGCTCACACGGTGGACTGTCTAGTACCTGAAGTTCTCCACACCTTTCTTACATAAATGGAGTCTGCTTCAACTCTCTACTTCTGGTCTACACCAACTATGAACACACTGAATGAGTCTGGACAGGAGGAGAACTCACAAGGTGACACCCACACACCCGGTTCCAGAAGCTCTTTGGTGACTAAGCAACGTGCATGTCCGTACTGATGCAAGCCCTCGACTGTGACTCACAACTGCTGAAAGAGGAGCTTTAGTCATCATGAGCCTCCGCGTTACAGTTCCATATAATTAAGGCTCGGAAAGAACCGAACCCAGCAGATCTAATCCCACTTCATCAAGGTTTATTCTCTTCAGGGTTTATAATTTTCTCTTCCTGACCAACAGCGCCTGATTCAAACTCTCGCATTCGTTTTTTATCACGACCCGTTTTAATTTTCctaattttttaaataaacatcagtATTTTACAGAGTCTGGGCCGGTGGGGCCCTTAGGTGGGGCCCCAGGGACCTGAGGTCAGTAGGTCTTCTTCCAGGAGCGGAGGTACAGTTGCAGTGGCAGCAGGGGGTTTCTGGCTTGCAGACttggatggaaaacatcaaAATGGGCCCGTCTCACTCTCTGCAGGTAGTCCTCCAACACCACCTgcaacaccacagaagaagagcccTGATCTGACCTCGAGCTCTCCAACACAGAGGATGTCATTAACATTTAGTGTCAACATGGAGGTTTTTGTTGAAATGAGCTACACTGCAAATGCTTCTGATaactctgaaatgtgtttgtgttccagttTAAAATAAAGCGTCCTCTTGCTGTGTTTCTATCGACGAGGCTTCAGTGTTCCTCAACCAAACCTGCAAATGACTAAAGTTTCAGTGAGAAAATCAAGCTGTTAGATGCACGAGATCCTCATGCGCAATCCTGAATCGGCTCAGCAGCACTGCAGACTGGGGACTGGACACTGCATTGGACAACGTTTATTTCCTTTATCATTATAATATCTTTTGACTAtgatatttatttacattatattatCAATCACATCCTGTTGATTGCATCGTTTAGTAAATGCGGGCATTGGATCCGAGCCCGTTTAACTCACCGTCTGGAGGAAGGCTggacaggcagcagctgggacACGTTTGCCGAATGATCGGGCCTGAAAATAACAAGTAACAACAAACAGAATCTCttattttcaatatttataTGCTGGAACATACTAACTTTGGGGAGAACAAATCTaatttaaagacattttaggACTGCAGGTAAAGCAACATTAGCAATAACATATAAAATACTATAAATTAAACTAAAACTTTGACAGTTGTTGCTGTCACCGGTGTCTCCGCCAGGAGGCGGTATTGTCTTTACATATATCCATACAGGTCATAATTTAAGTCCTCCTGCGAGCACCTACGTGTTGAAGATGTACATGAGCCTGGCTGGCAATGTCGTAGACAACATCTCGGAcattctgctctctgctgttgcGGATAAAGTCCTCTTGAGAAGCTCCGTGCTGCAGAAACACCAACAGACCGATACTCAGTTGATACGCACAGTCAAATGCTTCCCTGAAGGTGGCTAAAACTACAACTAATCAGACTCAGGTGggtaataaatataaatgttcagTCAGCAAATGTAGTGCTGCAGTGATGGAGCAAAGGCAGATGTTTGGAGACAGGTTTGTAGCTTTAGAGTGATGGAGCAAGAGCGCCCCCCTCAGTCAGCACAGGGGATTATATAACCAGATGACGGTCACAAATTTTAATTAGAATCCTAATCTCATATTTCTTATCTTAAcctgaaaataagaaataaggCCTCACCAACATGCAGACGTCCATTGGCAGGTAGACCTTCCGCCGACTGCTGTGGTACGGCGTTGCTCTCAGACACGTCGTTATTCCCTGAGCTTTACCGATGTGACTTGCTGCATGGTCTGCATGCACATCTTTCACgcctgaaaaataaatcaaacagaTGTTTACAGAATCGGGCTTTAAGCAGAAGTCATTGAAAGTCAGATAccagacacacaccattcaTTCAAATCCTTTTTAACAATGTGGAtgtgtctgagctgctgcttcataTAAAGAACTGGTGCTTCAAACGTTACTGAAGCAGATGAGAGAACCTCTCCAGGTGCGGTGGATTATGAGTATGTATGAAGAGCTCAGTAGTGCTACAGAAAGGTTCAGCTTTTTCACCTAAACACTCCAGCAGCAGGTAAATGAGGGAAGATTGTGTGTTCTCTGAATAcgcctccagctcctggaggTTTCTGTAGGCTCTGTCGTCCAGATCTTTCTCCTGCTCGGACACAGAACTGATTTTCAAAGTCTCATCCAAGTATTTTTATAAGAACTCAGTTATCtagcaaagaaaaaagattttgaTCCTATCTTACCCTGTCTGTTATAATCCTCAGCAGCCATCTTTTTGTTAAGTTGTGCTTCCTCACCGCCTGGAAATAACAACCAGATGTCATCAAAAGAGGGAAGCAGGTAGTCAGAGTTCTGCAGGAGTGCGACGCCACCTCATGTGAGTGAGTTTGAAACAGCTGGACTTCTGTCAAAGGTATTTACCCTCCACAGCTCGGTGCCGATGGGTTGGCTGGGAGGGTCGTCGCTGTAGATTTCCTCGATGGCCGTCTTCCAGAACTGCATCCGCATCAAACCAAGGGTCTTCTGGGAAACCGAGTCCTTCACCTTGTAGAGTGTGGTCATatgaaaagaaatgagaaaactTTACAAGGACTTCTTTTTACATAGGTAGCAACTGCTTTACATCCAGCTGGGCTGTGGAAATACCTGCCTGTGCTAGCTCCACATTAAAAGCTCTCAGAGCCAAAGAGGAGCGCCGTGCAtctctgggaggaggagagaggacacGAAACCATCATAATCTCTGGACCTGAGGGGCAGCAACAGTTGGCCCTCATTTCATTTCAGGTAACAAAAAAGTGGCTTAGAAAGATAATTCTAGTTTTTTTATTGTCTGACATAAGTTATAAATATAAACAATAGAACCCACATCATTAAAAGATATCATATAAAATATGCTACATAATAAAACAATACACCAACTTAAATATTGAACATAGAACTCATCTCAGTTTAGCCTGCTGTCAGGCTTTATCGTAGCATAGACGCAGTTAGCACCGACCTGACCAGATCCAGGCAGTACTTTTCACTGAAGCGGGAATCTGTGGCGCTGGTGGACGCTCTCACACTCTGTAAATCGGTCGATCTTTGTACACAAACGCTGGGTAATGTCGTTCTGTTAAGCGCTCGGTAAAACGGCACTTTGCTTTTTAATAGTCCATGTATAATGCTATTGCTAGCTGCCATGATCCCTGTCACCTTCCACTTGTGTCACTTTAATTTCCTTCCCCTCACCCTGAAGAGTTCCGGGCACTGTCTGCTACACTAATTTGTGTCGCAAAATTAATGCAACGGTTTCAATGTTAATCTTAGTCTTCCGTGTAAATCTGATAAATTGTTATcttaaagctgttttatttccatATCTGAACTGATCTTTTACACTCTGAAAGATGCATAGAGCGATTTTGTGGAGGCACTCTCAGCGAGGACGGTCATGGGTCATAATGCCAAAGGCAACCTGGTCCTTGCTAATCTCCATGGACAGATGGAAAAAAGAGGGTAAACTGCCCTGACATGCACCAACACGGGTGCACACAGCAACAGTCAGAAGCACCACATCTGTGTGTCAGCGTGGCAGGAATCTGGGAGGTGGCAGAGTTTCTGAAGGAATTCGGTGTGATCAGCGTCATCATGCTGGATGGCGGTGAGTCCTTCCACCATCTTGCACGTCCGCCCGTGCCGCTGCCGACCCGCTGACTACAGCAGACGTGGTAGATGTGTGGTGGGACAGTGTCAGCGCTAGAGAAGGCTGGCAGGGCGCCGCCACCTGTGATGCCAGCCATCCACCTCTGTAGGAAGGCTCAAAGCGTCTGTGAATGAGCCACATGCACAGGATGGACATTAACAGTAACAGTGACATAATAGCACACTGGAAGATAATTAAGGGACGACTTGAAACGTCAGTAATTACTGAAGCGATTTGGTTTGTGGCTCGATTGATGGGTGAACCGTCTGGTGAGTCTCCCAGTTTGAAACCTTCATAAAACTGTGTTACAACTGAATTATGGCCAGCAGTGATCATTATTAATGCTTCTTTCTAAATGTTAACCTTAATATTTCCTGTTTCAACATTAGAAGATGTCACTGTGAGGTCTTCTTGTCTTTTCCAAGGTTAAGTGTGCCCTCCAGGTCACTATGGCCACGGCTGCAAACACACCTGCATGTGCTTTATGAGAGCTCTTTGTTACCAAGCTGCATCTGCCCCtcaggtttccatggcaaccaccGTGAAGCTGTTTCTTAGCTTCAACAATTCagggaaacatttttaaccaaAAGGAACTCCGTAAACAGCTGATTAAAAAGAGGAGTTTTCAGTTGGAGCTGTGACAACTTCAGACTAAATTGAACTTGTGAAAACATCTCCAGTTTCTTCAGTTGTTTCTGAGAAAGCTCCAAACCCATGAGGAAGCTTGTGACCTCTGATCCCATCTGATTGGGATGCCGACTGGACTACACGGCAGGGCTCTCAACCCctcacaccccccaccaccatgaAAACTTTAATCCAAGAGGTGACAGAGTGACGCCAATGGGCGCGTCCTCCTGGGTCCTACGGTCTGTCTTGTGCTGAGACGTCAGTGTGAGCACCGGTGTGCATGTgacccacagacaggaagttgtgtCATTActggcagcagatgtttgaatCCTTAAGACAACAGGAGGAAGCCTACAGACACCAAGCCTTTCTGACTGTCAGGCTCAAACCTCACGGAGCATGACGGTCGATCACAACAGAGtcgcttttctctctctgtggacAAATCTTTGCGATGGTCACTGTCATGCAACATTCATGCTCATTCGTGAATGTGAGCCATCAGTTAAAAGTTAACATTTGGCTAGTTTTAAgtaaaacacataaacacaaagagATTTATATTATTTAGATATTGTATGTGTGCAAGAATCATGCTTAAAACCATCGCttagctttgttttgtttgggtttgtgGCAATAAGGCGAGATACAACACAGGGGTTGGTGTTGGTGGGGAAGAAGAATATGTTTTGGTGAAAGTTTGGGCTGAAAGGAAAGAACTGGTCATAGTACACTTTTACAGTCCTTGCACAAGGTTAGAGTTCAAGAGACGTACGGGGGTAGAAGGACAGGGTGAGGGGGCAATTATCTGGTGTGGAGATTTTAATGGGCGCAGCACAGCATGGGGAAGTGACCGGACTGATCATAATGGGCAGATAATTGAATACATGGCTGAGAAAAATCTAGTGTGCTAAAACAATACAGGAACTAATATGAAAACGGGTAAAGAGTCTGTGCTGGATTTGACATTGATGAAATGAAAGGTTAATATGTTTAGAGGGAGGGGCTGCTGAGAATGGTGAAGTTAATGGGGATAGCAGGGAATGTATTTAACTGGgtaagggatttttttttttaaagtgatggGTCCCTTCAAGTGAGGGTAGGGGCGGAGGTTTCAGGGCAACACGTCAGTGAAAATGCTACACCGCAGGGGAGTGTGGTCAGCACAGCCCTTTTTTCAGTTGTGAGAACTGATATATTCTCAGGGATTCCAGAAGTTATGGGGAGGTCACTGTGGGCAGATGATGGAGCCCTTtagaaaagaggaaggaactGTCAGTATGTTGTAAAGGGGATACAGGAGGGAATATATAAAGCTGACAGATGGGGAATTAAAAAGGGTTTTAAGTTCATaggtgatggttttttttttttttacaaaaaatagGAGAGTGCAGTTTGAAGATGTATGGGAGTGTATTAGAAAGGGTAGAGAGTTTTTGCTTTCTTGGAATTTATTTTGatcagaggctgagctggaaggaGCGTAATGGAGCACGTGGGGGTGGGAGGTACGTTCTTTGAGGAAATGGTGGGGTGGCCTAGTAGCCCGGTCTGGTTAGGGAAGTCGAAAAGTAGACTCAGCATTTATAGTAATGTCTGGAAACATTGAATATAGTGCAAAAACATCAGTCTATATCTTTGTATTGGCAGCTGAGTTGGTTGCAATACAAATTGCAGTGCAGTGGGTAATCCAGAATAACATCAAGAGGCACTAAATTGCAGTGATTCAAAATCTGCATTAACAAGTATTAAAACAGGAGTGTCAGCAAGTCATCAAGGTTTAGTAATAGATACAATAACAGAGTATAGAATATGTTTAGGGAAGGGGCTTAGTGTTGGGTTTTTGTGGACCCCAGCTCACAAACAACAGAAAGGAACAGGTGATAATAGCAAGATTATGACTAGGGCACAGCAACTTAAATAGTATCTTATATATGGTGGGGAAACATTCAAGCGGGTTGTGTGAGCATTGTCGAGAGCTGGAGACATCAGTGTACTTTTGGTATGTGGGCGGtatggtgaggagaggaggctgattAGGGAAGGACGGAGGAGGCTGGGGATGGATGGTGGGGACGAGAGGGGCATTTTGAGATGTCTAGAGAGTTCAGGTGGAAATGAAGGAATTTTAGATCTCCAGCCAACACCGCTATATTGAAAAGGCTGTAACGAACATAAACGTCGATAGGTGGCAGTAGTGCGACAGCTTGGATGCAAACTGCCGTTAAAACCaaaaagcagaagaggaagagccaGAGGCGCTCTGAGTTGGACGATGCGGAAActggctgcaggagagagaagCGTCGGCGGAGAGGTCTCCTCCTCATATGGCTGCAGCTTTGGGGAAACATCGATGTGTGTGCCTCCTGTTATGGCTCTTTATCCCACTGTCCCGGACCAAAAACCCCCGGTAAGACCAAAACTTTTCTGTTCAGGCAGCAGCTAATGCAAGCCTGCTAGCCCCCCAATATTCACGGGGGGGCTATGAATATTGGAGAAGTTTCGTTCTTCCATGACTGGTTTCGTTTTCTTTTAGAAGTCTTTGATCTGCCTGGTGATGATTAGGGTCACATTTAGCCCATCAAGAGCACACCAGATCCATCCAACTTTACAGCTGTTCGACGCCAAAATTTTAGTTTAATGTTATCTTGGGTCAAAGTTTAGGGGTGCGATCGACCTGAAACCTAAAGATAGAGTAAAATGACGATAAGACGACTGTGTAGTAACTATATAATGCATtgtcagctgtcagtcacatCAATGAGTTTAGCCCGTTTCTCTGAACTGATATATTCTCAGGGATTCCAGAAGTTATGGGGAGGTCACTGTGGGCAGATGATGGAGCCCTTtagaaaagaggaaggaactGTCAGTATGTTGTAAAGGGGATACAGGAGGGAATATGTTGAGTTGATGTTGAGTTTTAACTTATTTAATGATAAATAGCAGCTATATTCTATATAGGCTACATTCCTCTGAAATATGGGTCAACTCGTGTTTTGTTCTATATgcattaaattacattttctagTGTGACCACGCGGTGGCGCTGTTTGGCCATATATTTGGGTTATTTGAAAGATAATCCGCAGTTAGAGTTTCCAggttcaaggtagttttctctgtttcCAGGTTGTTTTTACTCGCCTTATGACTGTATTGTGAGCCTTCCCACAGCCTTCCACCATATATAACAGCACGTCTCTTATTTCAGCATCACCACTATATAATATGTCCTGCCCCTAGTTATCCTTTATATGTG
The DNA window shown above is from Takifugu flavidus isolate HTHZ2018 chromosome 10, ASM371156v2, whole genome shotgun sequence and carries:
- the ndufaf6 gene encoding LOW QUALITY PROTEIN: NADH dehydrogenase (ubiquinone) complex I, assembly factor 6 (The sequence of the model RefSeq protein was modified relative to this genomic sequence to represent the inferred CDS: inserted 1 base in 1 codon), translated to MAASNSIIHGLLKSKVPFYRALNRTTLPSVCVQRSTDLQSVRASTSATDSRFSEKYCLDLVRSRDYDGFVSSLLLPEXARRSSLALRAFNVELAQVKDSVSQKTLGLMRMQFWKTAIEEIYSDDPPSQPIGTELWRAVRKHNLTKRWLLRIITDREKDLDDRAYRNLQELEAYSENTQSSLIYLLLECLGVKDVHADHAASHIGKAQGITTCLRATPYHSSRRKVYLPMDVCMLHGASQEDFIRNSREQNVRDVVYDIASQAHVHLQHARSFGKRVPAAACPAFLQTVVLEDYLQRVRRAHFDVFHPSLQARNPLLPLQLYLRSWKKTY